A genomic window from Bdellovibrio sp. SKB1291214 includes:
- a CDS encoding M16 family metallopeptidase — MKQLLISLIALIFSVQIFAAAEIGEDPYKKIEHIKLKNGMQVFLAPSDEATTTSLRLEVGVGWDIEKSGEYGISHLLEHVLFRDKSLKDEMTYLQLIREAGGEANGSTSSRVTSYFGSIPAKKGTWLLESFGKMILVPSILPEFVQKEKGTVELEIGRPGPISETLGFNPMDYLYPSYLREPGFWKSEFGIKGNEDRFTRTEEQLSNRKLEPAQLEKHYADWYYPANMKLFVAGKYDRAQMMAEIEKTWGSLPAKEGKKMPAPETPNPVERPFVRRTLWDGNPYVYLGAKAWNMSFKDTEIAQLYMEFLTHRLMKEIRNIKGQTYSANASVYFNRGYGYGAIQFQTPKEHLLENIDIAKDYIQKEAREGQITEAQMKEAITLYLSQYQLMGRDAEKMMSLASHYDSQLEEYGSFVSPFQVLQNMKLDEYKSSLKATFNENHAYEMVYSPYLFFTFDIYVLYFLTAVVSFIGLRKFFTKPFAHDRLQWIRKIQYPPVKMMEALGLVAVYVGVIHFQMLLTRFATQSQFIQSHLFLSNYLSSVVWMFGTILIACGVYALMPRKMMVVDGKLMIKSVTYYSKLIPLEQISKVESFRGIAHPFAFKLWFKQVGFRNFFVTPKFWQKGLLIHLKNGKAYYYSVNQADKAALELTQILVKQQQQESISIAA; from the coding sequence ATGAAACAACTACTTATTTCTTTAATCGCACTTATCTTTTCTGTTCAAATTTTCGCCGCTGCTGAAATCGGTGAGGATCCTTATAAAAAGATCGAACACATCAAACTAAAAAACGGTATGCAGGTTTTCTTGGCTCCAAGTGATGAAGCCACGACAACTTCACTGCGTCTTGAAGTGGGGGTTGGTTGGGATATCGAGAAATCGGGTGAATACGGCATTTCGCATTTGCTAGAGCACGTTTTGTTCCGCGATAAATCCTTGAAAGACGAAATGACATATTTGCAGTTGATCCGTGAAGCGGGTGGCGAGGCCAATGGTTCCACATCCAGTCGCGTGACAAGTTACTTTGGTTCGATCCCTGCTAAAAAGGGCACGTGGCTTTTGGAAAGCTTTGGTAAAATGATTCTTGTTCCAAGTATCTTGCCAGAGTTCGTGCAGAAAGAAAAAGGCACCGTCGAACTTGAGATCGGGCGCCCGGGGCCTATTTCTGAAACTCTGGGTTTCAACCCGATGGATTATCTTTATCCAAGTTATCTGCGTGAACCTGGGTTTTGGAAAAGTGAATTCGGCATCAAGGGTAACGAAGATCGTTTCACACGCACGGAAGAACAACTTTCCAACCGCAAATTGGAACCTGCACAATTGGAAAAGCACTATGCCGATTGGTACTACCCAGCGAATATGAAATTATTTGTGGCGGGTAAGTATGACCGCGCACAAATGATGGCCGAGATTGAAAAGACATGGGGTTCATTGCCAGCGAAAGAGGGCAAAAAGATGCCAGCCCCTGAAACTCCGAATCCAGTGGAACGTCCCTTTGTTCGTCGCACATTGTGGGATGGAAATCCTTATGTGTACCTCGGTGCTAAAGCATGGAATATGTCCTTTAAAGATACCGAAATCGCTCAGCTCTATATGGAGTTTTTAACTCATCGCTTGATGAAAGAAATTCGTAACATCAAAGGGCAAACGTACTCTGCCAACGCGAGTGTGTATTTCAATCGCGGTTATGGCTATGGGGCCATTCAGTTCCAAACACCAAAAGAGCATTTGCTAGAAAATATCGATATCGCCAAGGATTACATCCAGAAAGAAGCCCGTGAAGGGCAAATCACGGAAGCTCAGATGAAAGAGGCCATCACGTTGTATCTTTCTCAGTATCAGCTGATGGGCCGTGACGCAGAAAAGATGATGAGCCTTGCCTCCCATTATGACAGTCAATTGGAAGAGTACGGCTCCTTTGTATCTCCGTTCCAAGTTTTGCAAAATATGAAATTGGATGAATATAAGAGTAGTCTAAAGGCGACGTTTAATGAAAACCACGCTTACGAGATGGTGTATTCTCCGTATCTGTTCTTTACCTTTGATATTTACGTTCTGTATTTCTTAACGGCCGTTGTGTCGTTTATTGGCTTGCGCAAGTTCTTTACGAAGCCTTTTGCTCATGATCGCTTGCAATGGATTCGTAAGATCCAATATCCGCCAGTGAAAATGATGGAAGCGTTGGGCTTGGTTGCAGTTTATGTGGGAGTGATCCATTTCCAGATGTTGCTGACACGATTTGCGACACAGTCCCAGTTTATTCAAAGTCATTTGTTTCTTTCAAACTATCTTTCCAGCGTCGTTTGGATGTTCGGAACAATTCTAATTGCTTGTGGAGTTTATGCATTGATGCCACGAAAGATGATGGTGGTTGATGGCAAGCTGATGATTAAAAGTGTGACTTATTATTCTAAACTAATTCCTCTGGAGCAAATCTCGAAAGTAGAGTCATTCCGTGGAATCGCCCATCCATTCGCCTTTAAGCTTTGGTTTAAACAAGTGGGCTTCAGAAACTTTTTTGTGACGCCAAAATTTTGGCAAAAAGGTCTCTTGATTCATTTGAAAAATGGCAAAGCCTACTATTACAGTGTGAACCAAGCTGATAAAGCCGCATTGGAATTGACACAAATCTTGGTAAAACAGCAGCAACAAGAAAGCATTTCTATTGCTGCTTAG
- a CDS encoding dihydrofolate reductase family protein has translation MKTIYYGATSLNGFIADENNSLDWLFQFSDGDVPQSYTNFIKDVGAICMGSHTYEWMWENQISKAEDPAKAWPYQMPAFVFTTRKLVEIPGADVRFVQGDVRPVFEAMKNAAGGKNLWVVGGGELAAKFYDAGLLDELILQVAPLTLAGGAPLFPRKIHPPMKLISAEAIKNLFVELKYKISQKES, from the coding sequence ATGAAAACAATTTACTATGGCGCCACAAGTTTAAACGGCTTCATCGCGGACGAAAACAACTCCTTGGATTGGCTTTTCCAATTCAGCGACGGAGACGTCCCGCAGTCTTATACAAACTTTATTAAGGATGTAGGCGCCATCTGCATGGGCTCACATACATATGAGTGGATGTGGGAGAATCAAATTTCCAAGGCCGAGGATCCTGCGAAGGCTTGGCCGTATCAGATGCCTGCGTTTGTCTTTACGACTCGAAAGCTGGTTGAGATCCCTGGTGCTGATGTTCGCTTTGTTCAGGGCGATGTCCGCCCGGTGTTTGAGGCGATGAAGAACGCTGCTGGTGGCAAGAATCTTTGGGTTGTTGGTGGTGGGGAACTCGCTGCTAAGTTTTACGATGCGGGATTGTTGGATGAATTGATCTTGCAAGTTGCACCGTTAACGCTAGCAGGAGGTGCTCCCCTGTTTCCTAGAAAGATCCACCCGCCGATGAAGCTAATCTCGGCGGAAGCGATTAAGAATTTGTTTGTTGAATTGAAATATAAAATTTCTCAGAAAGAATCATAA
- a CDS encoding DNA adenine methylase, whose translation MDIQTINSERRIELRTDEKYLHVMKYMGSKRELLPDIKSEVDSILKGQGGVLDLFAGTGSVGLYLQDSYSIVSNDIQSYSRVICEALIGAFSPSEIEEFKEKLIPLRKKFELHRWDLSTLLGPSLKESNRFVQIPKRGWTEELRHEYLKFFATFPNPTNGFKTPSADLENLWRLYQERSTNQKQYPYVQTTLLFAEAYFSLQQAIDIDSLRYAIQEVFHLDSRGYHIAMTALLYAHSYCSSGTGHFATYRDLKTLYSITDVFLYRDRVVYDYFLKKLIEIFDYLGASKGNKGMSLAIDYRDVLASDELAAKYDLIYADPPYSFVHYSRFYHATESLVKYDYQLPQYKGRYRTDRHQSPFCQGMTVQSAFEEIFKWGALRGKAVLLSYSNTGMISQEAIIKTAQKYGYRNEVKEVHYEHSTLGREGHKSNQIKELLITFSV comes from the coding sequence GTGGATATTCAGACTATTAACTCAGAACGACGTATTGAACTTCGCACAGACGAAAAATATCTGCACGTCATGAAATATATGGGAAGTAAGCGTGAGCTGCTTCCTGATATCAAATCCGAAGTCGACAGTATTCTAAAAGGCCAAGGTGGAGTCTTAGATCTTTTTGCGGGCACAGGCTCTGTCGGGCTTTACCTGCAAGACTCCTATTCGATCGTATCAAATGATATCCAAAGCTACAGCCGAGTGATCTGTGAAGCCTTGATCGGGGCGTTTTCCCCGTCGGAAATTGAAGAGTTTAAAGAAAAGCTAATACCACTTCGTAAAAAATTTGAACTGCATCGCTGGGACCTATCGACGCTGTTGGGGCCATCACTTAAAGAATCTAATCGTTTTGTCCAAATTCCGAAAAGAGGTTGGACGGAAGAACTCCGTCACGAATACTTAAAATTCTTTGCGACCTTTCCAAATCCGACGAACGGTTTTAAGACTCCTTCCGCAGATCTTGAAAATCTGTGGCGACTATATCAAGAGCGAAGCACCAATCAAAAGCAATATCCCTATGTGCAAACAACGCTGCTTTTTGCAGAGGCTTATTTTAGTCTGCAGCAGGCGATTGATATTGATTCATTAAGATATGCCATCCAGGAAGTTTTCCACCTCGATTCAAGGGGGTACCATATAGCAATGACAGCATTGTTATATGCTCATAGCTATTGCTCGTCAGGTACCGGTCATTTTGCGACTTATCGTGATCTAAAAACGTTGTATTCAATTACTGACGTCTTTTTATATCGCGACCGGGTGGTTTATGATTACTTCCTAAAAAAACTGATCGAGATTTTTGATTACTTGGGAGCATCTAAGGGAAATAAAGGCATGTCCCTTGCGATCGACTATCGCGATGTTTTAGCGTCTGATGAATTGGCGGCAAAGTACGATCTGATCTATGCGGACCCACCATATTCTTTCGTCCATTACTCTAGGTTTTATCACGCCACTGAATCTTTGGTTAAGTATGACTATCAGCTGCCGCAGTATAAGGGTCGCTATCGAACTGATCGTCATCAGTCTCCCTTTTGTCAGGGGATGACCGTACAATCGGCTTTCGAAGAAATATTTAAATGGGGAGCCCTGCGAGGTAAAGCGGTCTTGTTGTCATACTCAAATACAGGAATGATTTCCCAAGAGGCGATCATTAAAACCGCCCAAAAGTACGGATACAGAAATGAAGTCAAAGAAGTCCACTACGAGCACTCGACGCTAGGACGTGAAGGGCATAAGAGCAATCAAATAAAAGAGCTTCTGATCACGTTTTCTGTGTAA
- a CDS encoding endonuclease I family protein, protein MKAMLSFVLVVCSLFITVSGQAALQSEGIPYYGEQFYRDLSSGVSNDELKDKLQHILLAKHKVVQGSYDEVSDNCSGQGCYEHVVLGYDGARTWMMGTYYITKVDGQYAIPDMYCAKYRTASEFSGNGAPAPGRYPDGNILNTEHTWPQSRFSNEFNKNMQKSDLHHLYPTDNEMNSTRGNYEFGEVVQDAKKLKCPVSRFGKPAGGGNDVFEPPTAHKGNVARALFYFATNYGMHISPRQEAFLRKWHKEDPVDQEEMNRNVEIFKVQGNRNPFIDHPELVDRINKF, encoded by the coding sequence ATGAAAGCAATGCTTTCTTTCGTTCTTGTTGTCTGTTCGTTGTTCATCACGGTGTCGGGCCAAGCTGCTCTTCAATCTGAGGGCATCCCTTATTACGGCGAACAATTTTATCGCGATCTTTCTTCCGGTGTTTCTAACGACGAATTGAAAGACAAACTTCAACACATCCTTTTGGCTAAGCACAAAGTGGTTCAAGGCTCTTACGACGAAGTTTCTGATAACTGCTCTGGCCAAGGTTGCTATGAACACGTTGTCCTTGGTTACGATGGCGCTCGTACTTGGATGATGGGCACGTACTACATCACTAAAGTTGATGGTCAGTATGCGATTCCTGATATGTATTGTGCAAAATACCGTACAGCTTCTGAATTCAGCGGCAACGGTGCACCAGCTCCAGGCAGATATCCAGATGGCAACATCTTGAACACAGAGCACACATGGCCACAAAGCCGCTTCTCTAACGAATTCAACAAGAACATGCAAAAATCTGATTTGCACCACTTGTACCCGACTGATAACGAAATGAACTCCACTCGTGGTAACTACGAGTTCGGTGAAGTTGTTCAAGACGCAAAAAAATTGAAATGCCCAGTTTCTCGCTTCGGTAAACCAGCGGGTGGCGGCAACGACGTTTTCGAACCACCGACGGCTCACAAAGGGAACGTTGCCCGTGCCTTGTTCTACTTTGCAACGAACTACGGCATGCACATCAGCCCTCGCCAAGAAGCTTTCCTTCGCAAATGGCACAAAGAGGACCCTGTTGACCAAGAAGAAATGAACCGCAACGTGGAGATCTTCAAAGTTCAAGGCAACAGAAATCCATTCATCGACCACCCAGAGTTGGTTGACCGTATTAACAAATTCTAA
- a CDS encoding ATP-binding protein: MPETKRQQSLQRYNILGTLPESTFDEITQLAAEVCDVPMALIGFVDNERIWFKSHVGTDIIEAPREQTICGHMIEERKVMVLQDASLDPRFKDLPSVKSGLKVRFYAGAPLITPDGVVIGSLCVFSPQTKTLTETQIKSLERLARMAMYFLEARITDIDEKQKAQADLEKQKDFLNAVLENLFDGVIACDANGKVSLSNGASRRFHGLEQAYDEDVPPEKWASYFQLFHADGETLMKMEEIPLYRALHDQLIRDEEMVVRSVSGKKTKLKMNGQAIFGKGGTKLGAVITLHDITEQRNAVSREQATNMTLKKLIDLVPVGIALFDENKKITTWNKANEQITGWTEQELLGRSVYETIEASEADTESISNQVNKRLEKYAGELEYVTKSGKTVDLHLSIVPLFDGDGKRTGSMSVSVNISDIRERERRLVEANRALKEASAAKSDFLTNMSHEIRTPLNGVIAMSELMAMTDLTEEQKEMLLTVQHSASHLLMIVDDILDFSKVEAGKMRVENVKFDLQDIVEQSIRSVMPFADSKNLKVTTMLPVDLRSSFNGDPGRICQVLLNLVGNAIKFTEKGEISIALSAGKNINGKAVVRFEVADTGIGIPANQLDKLFKAFSQADGSMTRKYGGTGLGLSIAHGLIDLMGGKIGVDSVEGQGSKFWFTVPLEMIGEEKKQVTATPSTATDVPSISGMHILVAEDNAVNQTIARAMLTKLGATCEVVENGRLAVEALANNKYDLVLMDCQMPEMDGYEATRTIRSNGRPEIHTIPIVALTAHAMAGDREKCLDAGMDDYLTKPIHMKNLAQAISDIYTQRSALRAKCS; the protein is encoded by the coding sequence ATGCCAGAAACAAAACGACAGCAGTCTCTGCAGAGATATAACATTTTGGGAACACTTCCAGAGTCAACATTTGACGAGATCACTCAGTTAGCAGCTGAAGTCTGTGATGTGCCTATGGCATTGATCGGCTTCGTAGATAATGAGCGTATCTGGTTTAAATCCCACGTCGGTACGGATATTATAGAGGCTCCGCGCGAGCAGACTATATGTGGGCACATGATCGAAGAGCGCAAAGTTATGGTGCTTCAAGATGCAAGCTTAGACCCACGATTTAAAGATTTGCCTTCTGTAAAAAGTGGCTTAAAGGTGCGCTTCTATGCGGGGGCGCCCCTGATCACGCCGGATGGCGTGGTGATCGGGTCTTTGTGTGTATTCTCTCCGCAAACTAAAACTCTTACTGAAACTCAAATCAAGTCCCTTGAGCGCTTAGCGCGTATGGCGATGTATTTCTTGGAAGCACGTATCACTGACATCGATGAAAAACAAAAAGCGCAGGCCGATTTAGAAAAGCAAAAAGACTTTCTGAACGCTGTTCTAGAAAATCTCTTTGACGGCGTGATTGCGTGTGATGCAAACGGCAAAGTCAGTTTGTCAAATGGCGCCAGCCGCAGATTCCATGGTTTAGAGCAAGCTTACGATGAAGATGTACCCCCAGAAAAGTGGGCTTCCTATTTTCAACTCTTCCACGCTGATGGCGAAACGTTGATGAAGATGGAAGAGATTCCACTTTATCGGGCTTTGCATGATCAACTCATCAGAGACGAGGAAATGGTTGTCCGTTCCGTTTCCGGTAAAAAAACTAAGCTGAAAATGAACGGTCAGGCGATCTTTGGTAAAGGCGGTACTAAGCTTGGTGCAGTCATTACTCTTCACGATATCACCGAGCAAAGAAACGCGGTTTCTCGTGAGCAAGCTACTAACATGACACTTAAAAAATTAATCGACTTGGTTCCTGTAGGGATTGCTTTATTTGATGAGAATAAAAAAATCACCACCTGGAATAAAGCGAATGAACAAATCACCGGATGGACTGAGCAAGAGCTTTTAGGCAGAAGTGTTTATGAAACAATTGAAGCCAGCGAAGCCGATACTGAATCGATTTCAAATCAAGTGAACAAACGACTAGAAAAGTATGCGGGTGAGCTCGAGTATGTGACTAAATCCGGTAAGACAGTGGACCTGCATCTTTCAATCGTTCCGCTTTTTGATGGGGACGGAAAACGTACCGGCTCTATGAGTGTTTCTGTGAACATCTCAGACATTCGCGAGCGGGAACGTCGTTTGGTCGAAGCCAATCGCGCGCTCAAAGAGGCCTCTGCTGCGAAATCAGATTTCCTAACGAATATGTCTCATGAAATTCGCACTCCACTAAATGGTGTGATCGCAATGAGTGAACTGATGGCGATGACCGATTTAACCGAAGAGCAAAAAGAAATGCTTTTAACTGTGCAACACTCAGCTTCTCATCTTTTGATGATCGTGGACGACATCTTGGATTTCTCGAAAGTGGAAGCTGGTAAGATGCGTGTTGAGAATGTGAAGTTTGATCTGCAAGATATCGTTGAGCAATCAATCCGCTCGGTGATGCCGTTTGCAGATTCAAAAAATCTAAAAGTAACGACGATGTTACCAGTGGATTTGCGAAGCAGCTTTAACGGGGACCCAGGGCGTATCTGTCAGGTCTTATTAAACCTAGTTGGAAATGCGATTAAATTTACAGAAAAAGGCGAGATCTCCATCGCATTGTCGGCAGGAAAAAACATCAACGGTAAAGCTGTTGTGCGCTTTGAAGTCGCTGACACGGGCATCGGTATTCCAGCTAATCAGTTAGACAAATTATTTAAGGCCTTTTCGCAAGCTGACGGTTCGATGACTAGAAAATATGGCGGCACAGGTTTAGGCTTGTCGATCGCTCACGGATTGATAGACTTAATGGGTGGCAAAATCGGTGTGGATAGCGTCGAAGGCCAAGGTTCCAAGTTTTGGTTTACAGTTCCGTTAGAGATGATCGGCGAGGAGAAAAAACAAGTGACAGCAACTCCAAGTACAGCAACAGACGTTCCTTCAATCAGTGGTATGCATATTTTGGTTGCTGAAGATAACGCCGTAAACCAAACAATCGCAAGAGCCATGCTAACAAAATTAGGCGCCACGTGCGAAGTTGTGGAAAACGGCAGACTTGCCGTGGAAGCGCTAGCAAATAATAAATACGATTTAGTCCTGATGGATTGTCAAATGCCGGAAATGGATGGTTACGAGGCGACTCGCACGATTCGTTCTAATGGCCGCCCTGAAATTCACACGATTCCAATCGTGGCTTTGACAGCTCACGCGATGGCAGGGGACCGCGAAAAATGTTTGGATGCAGGGATGGATGACTATTTAACAAAGCCCATCCATATGAAGAATCTGGCACAAGCGATCTCTGACATTTATACGCAAAGGTCGGCGCTTCGCGCGAAATGTTCTTAA